From Staphylococcus sp. IVB6214:
ATGGACGCAAAAAGAGTTGGCGCAAAGAGTTAATACAACTCGCCAACATCTGGGCTGTATCGAAAGAGGTCAGAAAGAGGTATCTATCGCAATGCTTGAGCGTATTGCAAACAAGTTAGAGATAGAAGCATACAAATTATTGAAATAACGGAGGAATTAGGGATGACAAGTAACCAATTACAAAAGGTCGAACAACAATTATTAGAAGAGAAAAACGTCAGTGACAACGTTCTGAACAAAGTGAAAGTACTGGAAGCGCAAGGGAATTTAGAGTTACCTAATGATTATTCGCCAAGTAACGCTATGAAACAAGCATGGCTACAAATCAGTCAAGATAATAAACTAATGGCTTGTAATGATACTAGCAAAGCTAATGCATTATTAGACATGGTAACACAAGGGTTAAACCCAGCCAAAAAACAGTGTTACTTCATTCCATATGGTAATAAAATGCAACTTCAACGTAGTTATCACGGGAATATCATGATGTTAAAACGTGATGCTGGAGCAAAAGATGTTGTGGCACAAGTTATTTATGAAGGTGATTCATTCAAGCAAGAATTAGACAGTGTTGGTCGCGTTAAATCGATTAAACACGAACAAGATTTTTTCAATATCAGTAAAGATAAAATCATTGGTGCATACTGCACAATTGTTTTTGATGACAATCGTGAAAACTATATTGAAATAATGACTATCGACCAAATTAAACAAGCATGGTTGCAATCATCAATGATCAAAGACGAAACGGCATTAGAACGTTCAAAAACACATAACAACTTTAAAGAAGAGATGGCCAAGAAGACTGTGATTAATCGTGCAGCTAAACGTTATATCAATTCATCAACTGATGAGGGATTACTACAATTTGCCAAAGAATCTGAACAACGTCAACGAAAAGAAGTATTTGATGCAGAAGTTCAAGAAAATGCAAATCAAGAGATATTAGACTTCCAAGATTCTGACGTAGAAGATGCGCATTTTGAAGAGGTCAAAGAAGTAGATAACTTTGTCGAAGTTCAACAAGAGCCTGTACAAACACAACAAACAGAAAGTGAAGAAGAACCATTTTAAACATAGAAGTCATTGCAACAGGATCCAGTGGAAACTGCTACCGTTTGAATGACGGTAGTACGTCTCTACTAATCGAAACAGGTGTTAATTATCAAAAGGTACAAAAAGCTTTGAAATTTAAAACTAGAGACATTGCAGGCTGTCTCGTTACGCATGAACATGGCGACCATGCCAAATACACAAAACAATTTGTGGAAAACGGTGTGGAATGTTATGCGACATTAGGTACTTTAAATCAACTAGGTATTACTAGTCATAGATTACACGTAATAAAGGCTAAGAGAGCGTTTAAGTTAGGTTCATGGGAAATACTACCTTTTGAGATTGAACACGATGTAGCTGAGCCAGTGGGCTTTCTGATGAAGAGTGATAATGGCTATAAAGTCTTGTATGTGACAGATACAAAATACGTTAAGTACAAATTTACTGGGGTAACACACATGTTGCTTGAAGTGAATTATATATACGAAAAAATGCAAGAGAACGTTAAAAATGGCACGATCCACCAAGCATTGGCAAACAGAATTATGGAGTCGCATTTTAGTTTGGAATATGCACTTCAATTTTTAAAAGCTAATGACTTATCAAAGTTACAAGAAATACATTTGATTCATTTGAGTAGTAGCAATTCAAATGCACAAACAATAAAAGAAGAGGTACAACGTGTTAGTGGTGTACCTGTTTATGTAGGAGGTTTATAGATGATCAATAGAGTAGTTTTAACAGGGCGATTGACAAAAGACCCAGAAATGCGTATGACACAGTCTGGCGTACAAATAGCTAATTTTACATTAGCAGTCAATCGTACATTCACAAATGCGCAAGGTGAACGTCAAGCAGACTTTATCAACTGCATAGCGTTCAAAAAAACAGCAGAGAACGTCAACAACTATCTACAAAAAGGTAATTTGACTGGTGTTGATGGTCGCTTACAGTCACGCAGTTACGAAAACCAAGAAGGCCGACGCGTCTATGTTACTGAAGTTGTTTGTGATAATGTTCAGTTTTTAGAGCCTAAAAACAGTGAGAACACGCAAACAAGTAACACATATCAATACAATCAGCCACCACAAACTAATAGCTATCAACAAAAACAGCAACCAATTGGTGGTAATCCATTTGGCAATGCGAATGGCCCGATAGATATTAGTGATGATGACTTACCGTTCTAAAAATAGATAGGAGAGAAAAAATGGAAGCGATTAAAAAATTAGAATCCGAAAAAGAAGTTCTGAATCTCCTCTTCGGATTACGTAACACTAAAATAACAGATTCTAACGTTGAATTAATCAGCACAAAAATTTATGAAAAGATGTTGGAACATCCTACAGCGGATGCGTGGAGCTTTTTTAGATTTGCGATTGCAAAAGAAAATATATTGTTAGGTAACTTAATCAATGTGAACGAAAGGAATCTGGAATCGGTAATTCTTCGAAAGTATCGAGAAGACGCTCGAAAAACTCGTAAAGCTTTACTTGGTTATTGTGAGATGGAGCCTCTTTACACACCTGAATAAATTATTGTGATTTCAAAGAAAATTCTAAATACTTTTCATAGCCTCTATAACTAATAATCTTTTCATGCATTATTGTTATTG
This genomic window contains:
- a CDS encoding helix-turn-helix transcriptional regulator, with protein sequence MSLSKTIGANIKANRCHKKWTQKELAQRVNTTRQHLGCIERGQKEVSIAMLERIANKLEIEAYKLLK
- a CDS encoding RecT family recombinase; its protein translation is MTSNQLQKVEQQLLEEKNVSDNVLNKVKVLEAQGNLELPNDYSPSNAMKQAWLQISQDNKLMACNDTSKANALLDMVTQGLNPAKKQCYFIPYGNKMQLQRSYHGNIMMLKRDAGAKDVVAQVIYEGDSFKQELDSVGRVKSIKHEQDFFNISKDKIIGAYCTIVFDDNRENYIEIMTIDQIKQAWLQSSMIKDETALERSKTHNNFKEEMAKKTVINRAAKRYINSSTDEGLLQFAKESEQRQRKEVFDAEVQENANQEILDFQDSDVEDAHFEEVKEVDNFVEVQQEPVQTQQTESEEEPF
- a CDS encoding MBL fold metallo-hydrolase, encoding MATGSSGNCYRLNDGSTSLLIETGVNYQKVQKALKFKTRDIAGCLVTHEHGDHAKYTKQFVENGVECYATLGTLNQLGITSHRLHVIKAKRAFKLGSWEILPFEIEHDVAEPVGFLMKSDNGYKVLYVTDTKYVKYKFTGVTHMLLEVNYIYEKMQENVKNGTIHQALANRIMESHFSLEYALQFLKANDLSKLQEIHLIHLSSSNSNAQTIKEEVQRVSGVPVYVGGL
- the ssb gene encoding single-stranded DNA-binding protein yields the protein MINRVVLTGRLTKDPEMRMTQSGVQIANFTLAVNRTFTNAQGERQADFINCIAFKKTAENVNNYLQKGNLTGVDGRLQSRSYENQEGRRVYVTEVVCDNVQFLEPKNSENTQTSNTYQYNQPPQTNSYQQKQQPIGGNPFGNANGPIDISDDDLPF